From Onychostoma macrolepis isolate SWU-2019 chromosome 05, ASM1243209v1, whole genome shotgun sequence, one genomic window encodes:
- the tagln2 gene encoding transgelin-2: protein MANKGPAYGLSREVQSKIDKKYDPDLEDRLVQWIIAQCGDSVGKPKPGKQDFQQWLKDGCVLCELINSLAKDSKLVKKIQSSAMAFKQMEQISQFLGAAERYGVTKSDMFQTVDLWEGKDLAAVQMTLMSLGSLAVTKDDGCYRGDPSWFHKKSQENKREFTDEQLKEGQSVIGLQMGTNKGASQAGMTGYGRPRQIFNN, encoded by the exons ATGGCAAATAAAGGTCCAGCCTATGGTCTGAGTCGTGAGGTGCAGAGTAAGATTGACAAGAAGTATGATCCAGACCTGGAGGATCGGCTGGTGCAGTGGATCATCGCTCAGTGTGGGGATTCTGTAGGAAAACCGAAAcctggaaaacaagacttcCAGCAATGGCTTAAGGACGGATGT GTTTTATGTGAGCTGATTAACAGTCTTGCTAAGGATTCAAAGCTTGTGAAAAAGATCCAAAGTTCTGCAATGGCTTTTAAACAGATGGAGCAGATCTCTCAGTTCCTTGGTGCTGCTGAACGCTATGGGGTCACCAAGTCTGACATGTTTCAAACAGTTGACCTGTGGGAGG gtaaGGACCTTGCCGCTGTGCAAATGACACTGATGTCTTTAGGGAGTCTTGCTGTTACTAAGGATGATGGCTGTTACCGCGGAGACCCCAGTTGGTTCCACAA GAAATCCCAGGAGAACAAGAGGGAGTTCACTGACGAGCAGCTGAAAGAAGGTCAGAGTGTAATCGGCCTACAGATGGGCACTAACAAAGGGGCATCGCAGGCGGGCATGACTGGTTACGGTCGACCTCGGCAGATCTTTAACAACTAG